DNA sequence from the Nicotiana tomentosiformis chromosome 3, ASM39032v3, whole genome shotgun sequence genome:
aaaattagttatggaatttagtaaaaattatatatttcagttcataaggttatgggtaacaactttcttcaaatattttctgaATTCAGGCACGTGGGCCGGGGGGTGAGTTTTAGGATTTTTGCAAATAGGCTTGGGAAATCACTTTGATAGTTAGGGCATGAATGTTTaatcatgtattaattattttatataacatttgactagtttcgagtcgtttggcaccaaaTCGAGGGGTTGGGCACAAATCTTGGATCGGAAAGTAGGCCTTGAGACGAGgttagtctcttttctaaccttgtaagagggaattaaccctataTGTAAATTATAACTAATATGTGCTCCTACATGTAGGGGcgacgtacgtacgaggtgatgagagtccgtatgtagctactaattatgctattgtccgggtagccTAGGACCCATACCATGATATACTTGAAATGTTTGCACTCCTACTTGTTGAGTTAATTGCTTAAGTCAGATTGGAAGTTGATAAAAGAGttgtaaaaggttaaattaattTACTTAAAGTTGCAAATGGAACACTTGGCTATAAATGAGGATTTGTGTGTTATTTGAAAtgttttctatttgtggagcgggccgaacgcctcggtagcagatagatgcatctatgattcgtgtcttttgaccctcgacagtgcacagtttaaatattatgttggatcggtccGTACGATCTCGGCATAATATGCGCATGAAAATCTTTGGAACTATTCATGAGTTAAAATGCCTCGAAATACAAGCTGTTAAATAATGAAACAAAACTTGGGATTTAATATTTGTGAAAGAAGGATTTACTATTTCTTGACATTGAGCTTTCAGTATTGTTCATGAAATCCATGCTTAGTATAAAATTTGATATatcattgttggcccatagtaagtgtcaaagtcgacctctcgtcactacttcttcgaggttagactggatacttactgggtacatgttgtttatgtattcacgctacacttctgcacttgattgtgcaggatctgaggcaggtacatctggttACCAATCTGGTGCGCATATTTGATCCCCGCTACGAgactacacggtgagctgcccttctaaGCCGTTCTACAGCAGCTGGagtctttcttttgtttatttgttCTATCTATTCCATTTCAGACAGTAGATTAGAAttcttttgtataatctactagtagCCTATATACTTCTGACACCGGGttttggcacacactagtagacttatgattttaggTTGTATTTCTACTATTATGATTTCATTTAGCTGCTTTCGTTTTGCTCACTTTAAATTCCGTTATTtgttaaattctttaaatttaagGAAAGTTAGTTGTTtgaaaaacttattaaaaatGGAAATCACTAGGTTGTTcactgtcggcttgcctagcaacgatgttgggtgccatcacggcctaaaccagaattgggtcgtgataacatggtattagagcactaggttcacgtaggtctcacaagttatgtgcagacctaattgagtcttgcggatcgatgaAGAGACGTCCgtgcttatctttgagaggctatagggtgttaggaaactactctttattcatctcctattgtgcaattgatggtatactaagttcctttctctcattctctcacagatggtgagaacacgtatgACGGACGTTCTagacccgggaggagctgctccccccgttgctagaggccgaggcagaggctggGGGAGGCCaccggcccgaggtaggggacaAGGACGTCCCAGAGCCGCCCTGGTTATACCACCAGCAGATCAAGTGGAGGATCCCATCATTGaagagcagggcgaggtgcccgcagcagagccagcccTGGTAGATTTATCTCAccaccgggctttcaggaggtcataggtcgtatgctgtggttcatggatactatgactcaggctggtttatttccagcggaccccGTCACCTCTCAGGCAGAAgcgggagcacagacccctaccgctcaggctcctgggcatgAAATAGTTGTATATCATTCCCCGGGCACTCTCCCCGTGGGCGGAGCCTAGCCAGTAGCAACAGCTTTACCTGAGCCTAGACTAGCTACggccggcgagccgcagaagcttttagacagatggactaggctgcACTCTccggtctttgggggtgagcgacacgaGGATCCTCAGGACTTTATTGATAGGTGTAGGGATagactacacaacatgaggatattggagtctcacagGGTGaatttcactacctttcagttggaGGGTAGAGCACGTACGTGGTGGCATTATTACcttcttggtagaccagcagattctcctcccataacttgggaccagttcacacgcctattcttggacaagtatattccaccctctcagagggaagagttgcggtttaaGTTTGAGCAGTTCCAGCAGGGTCAGCTgtctgtgaccgattatgaggcgagattctctgagttgtctcgccatgcactggTGATACTTCCTActaaggcggagagagtgcagaggtttttTGCGGGGTTGCACTCAGGTATTCAGGCTAGTATAACACGTGAGGTAGAGATGAGGACTTCTTAccagctagtagtggagatttCTCGGAGGATCGAGGGCTATCGCCAGAGGGGTAGGGAGCATATGGAGCAGTACAAGAGGGTCCATTACTCCGaggagtttagaggtgccccagatgtgggcagaggtcagttcaggAGGGGTCAGCCCAGTAGGCtccatatccagcaccgccgcctccACAGGGTGCTCCAGCGTGATCCTATTACAATGCCTCAAAATACAAGCTGTTaaatgtctctatgctcgttcaggtatgtctctatgctcaacCGCTATCCTcgtcttttcaccactccaggtatgtctctatgctcgttcgaggaataacaattgttttaagagggagaggatgtaactcttcagtcggtcgttttgagtatattatccctgatcccctatttactgctttccctaCATCtctttctacttatgtgactttctaggaggttttgttgtggttttggagtgaattgggacacttaatccctaaaacggaagcttaagtcttaggattttgaccgtagttggaactgtataAAGATGACTCCGGATTGGAGTTTTATCAGTtttgttagcttcgttgggttatttttgacttaggagcgtgtcaggACTATGAATAggaggtctgtagttgatttaggcttgaattggcgaaagtcgaatttttggagattttgatcggaagtggactttttgatatcggggtcgtattccgacttcggaagttggagtaggtccgtaatgttgaatttGACTTGTGTTCAAATTTTGGGGTCAATCAAACGTGgttttataggtttcggcattagttgtaggcatttgaagtttcaagttcattaagtttgaatcagagggtgattcgtgtttttagcgttgtttgatgtgattcgagggctcgactaagttcgtatggtgtcttaggactggttggtatgtttggatgaggtccctggggcctcgggtgtgtttcagatacttaacggattgaatttggacttaggcaattgctgaagttttctggtcttctggtgtttcgcacctgcggtggggagaccgcaagtgcggactcgcacgagcggaaggaggagcgcaggtgcgatttggtcaagcttggtctgtgggcgcaggtgcgagattggcCCATAGAAGCTGAGCCGCATCTCCGTAAggtggagcgcagaagcggacggggCCTGGAGCGTGAGGATCACAGAAGTGAAAGATATCCACAGGAGGGGGCGCGCAAGTGCGGACacttgctcgcagatgcggaccctaTACACTTAAGTCATTTCCACACCTacgagggaaattccgcaggtgcggcgtcacaGGTGCGACTggtggtccgcagatgcgaaatcactgggcagaaccTACTTAAGCGAGACTTCGAGATTTCtggccattttcatcattttgagctcggaccTTGGAGGTTTTAGAGAGGGTTTTTGAATATATTACTAaggtaagcttcttgtattcatttttcttcaataatgatgtttccccactgatttcccacctagttggtgtgtttttgaggtgaaatttaggggtttgaggctagggatttggaaagtgaattttggggatttgaaaggccatttggtgtcggattgtagtaaatttgatatggttagactcgtgagcaaATGTGTgctcatattttatgacttttactcgattccgagacgtgggcccgggtcaactttttaggacgaatttcagaatgttttgttaaagtcttgatttcattaattagattagtctattatagttgtatttatgatatgtaattgtttttggctagatttgggcccttcggagtcggataatcgaggaaagggcattcttactaattgattgagcttggttcgaggtaagtggcttgcctaaccttgtgtgggggaaatccccttaggatttggtactgttgtgatatgtgagatCCATGGACGTGatatgacgagtacgtacacaggctatttgttgtaaaacccgatttattttactgagtagcaacatgtttttccttaaatttgagttataccgtttaaatgagtattagtttgttttcattcttaattgagctatttcaatatgtgtagttatcctgcttagtctaatatcgcatgtctacgtgctttaactactcatttgaactctgtgaagcatgcctagttgatttcctgctttttcttgttctttttcagtataactgtagaaatcttgctgttaactgttgtatttatcagattgagatgtgtgtttacttttgagactataaggtggttcctcgggagttctccctgcacatttacttttgatactacgaggcggttgctcgggagttctccctgcacatttacttttgagactacgaggcggttcctcgggagttctccctacatatttaattttgagactacaaggggtacctcgggagttctccctatatatttacttttgggattaagagacggtatctcgggagcgctcATTGTTGTTATATCATTCTGTGGTATTGTTATTGCTTTGTGTATATTTGTTGTTATCTTCtccgttttacttcatttttattatagcatatgtcttattattatatcctagtAAGGCCCGGACctaaccttgtcactactctaccgaggttaggcttggcacttactggatatcgttgtggtgtactcatgctactcttctgcacatgttttgtgtgcagatccaggtacttcttatcagccccgctactagctgagagtgcttgctactgtacggagacttcaaggtatatctgccgcatctgcagacctcggagtccccctctattctctcctatgtcatttaccttccgtatttcttttattagactttggtgtatagagattctagtttccttctgtagcttgtgacttacgatgttacaggttttgggaagactgtgtatttatagagtattggttattgtacatgccgagtggcattgttactagttactcagttatccactgctgttagttgccaagttttactttcgtttttttttttttttcgaaatttgttaggcttacctagtcgtagagactaggtgccgtcacgatgttatacggagggattttgggtcatgacaactgaatcacgaactctaaccgaatacatgaaatgatctcaaagattgaatactcaatactgtttgaataataattaacagtacaataaaatggaaagactccaagggaatTGCGACGATcaaacaactctaccttgaatccttgtgatcacactttaactctgtccgagtccgatagctccaatacctggctgtGCACAAAAATGCAcaaaaatgtagtatgagtacaccacagtcggtacccagtaagtatcaagactaatctcagtggagtagtgacgaggtacagtcaagacactcactagtctaataacatgtgcaatatagtatacaaaataataggaaacaataaCAAGAATGGtaacactaatcaaccagtgatatgaatagcagggcaacaagaacaccattaatattgctcaacaaataataaatacaagtacacccaattaaatcaaaattttcaaatataaatctttcgcctatatgcttctcaaataaaaatcttcaggatataatactctccaataaatatatttcgaatatactcccttcaaataaatatctttcaaatataattatttcaaataagtctctttgaataaaaatctttctaaataaatattttgaatataattctgtcATGTCCCAAAATCCattagaggtcgtgatggcgccggaacccgctgttaggcaagccaaattGGAACccctaatcaccccaaaaccaggtgtcacaagtgcatgaacatcaactaggaacgtaaaataaaatacagcatcggtcaggaatacaaattggacatgaaaaatataaatactttgaaggagactctgtcggatgcgggtcgtaatatggaatacagctcacgtaagtccccggaggagtagtgacgggggtcgacatcgacacttactagttgtCCAATAATATCATATATagtaaagagataagtaaatatgaggcagcgTAAATAAATAAGGTAAACAAGTATAGATCATGTGGTACAAAtacccctctttacgaggaactcaagcacTCCATTAAAAATTctctccttaaccggagcatatatatgaatatagtggatctcatcagatagattttCATAACCCAAATCGGGAAACCTGACTgatactctggcttcttgccaaatattacgcacgattccatgaggaaatgatataggaaatgccgaggtgtatggcccgatccaacataaaatttaaactatgcattgccgagggtcgaacgacgcaaaccataaatacatctattaaactgcagaggtgaacgacccgctcccatgagagtatggtacataaatcctgtcgaggcgaacgacccgatcccattagaataagaagcttttacgggtccttgaccccactcatgattaaacgtgtgagttgtaatttatttTACAAAAACTTTCaatgatccatatatatatatatatcacggaagCATTTCAGAGGAGTAAAATTATTTGGTGACAagtcatgaactcgtgaagtctctataatagcaagtctagtctcaagtagtaatgtaaaacagaggaatttagtaggcgagagactgctcaaatagtatAGCTATAgtatgatgtgaacctaagcctacccgaacaataacatgaatgtagctacgtacggactctcatcacctcgcgcatacgtagctcccacaacaagtagcacacataaatatacaacacctaggggtaatttcccactcacagagttagacaggagacttacctcactccgaagttccataaccggctccaaatccCTTCCAACAAATCCCACTGATgctcatcgctccaaaactagtcaataaatgagaaattccataaatatatactctaatactcattataatcctgtTTATAATAATTcttaactccgcttgaaaagtcgataaaatcaccctcgggccgaCGTGACCGGATTctaaaacttttcgaagataaaccttacaCATATCACCacaaaatcaaatatataatttattccaagttccacgtccaatttcgtggtcaaaaaccAGAAataaaatttctaggttttctaccaaaaactccacaatttctaccaatttccatgcttaaatccttatacaattcatgtatttaacttgcaataggtgggaatcacttatcttgtgttgcttgatgaaaatccctccttgaagctctccaaaatcgcctcaaccaagtggaaaatgagagaagaagagccaaatctcGCTCTTTAAAATAATCTTcccagcgacctctcgcacctgccgTCCCTTGactgcttctgcggttccgcaggtgcggccaaattaCCACTTCTGTAGTCCTCCTTCAtacccctcaactccgcatctgcagTCCTCATCCTCTTCTGCGCCTTCGCTCCTGTGGCTCCACGTGCGCAGATGCGGTCctgcttctgcggaactcgaccgcatctgcggtcccaaccTTCCCAAGCCTAAGCCACTTATGTGACCCTcatggccacttctgcggctccgcacctgcggccctaacctcgcaggtgtgttacactagaaggccaaattcaatctgttaaccctccggaatccacctgaggccccacGGGACCTCAATCAATTATACTAACACGTCCAAAatcacattacgaacttagtcgagcctccaaatcacatcaaacaacattgaaatcatgaatcgcaccccaattcgaacttaatgaactttagaacttcaaacttctacattcgatgccgaaaaccatcaaatcacgtctgattgacctcaaatttcgcacaccaatcacattcgacattacggacctactccagcttccggaatcggaatccgaccctgatatcaaaaagtccactctcggtcaaacttctcaaaaatcttcaaattccaactttcgccaaatgacctcaaaacgacctacggacctccaaatgcacatccggatgcgctcccaataccagaatcaccatacagagctattcccaggatcagaatcccaaacggacattgataacattgaaatgcactccagcttaaatttatgaaattttcgaaaatgccaacttccataataggcgccgaaatgcccccgggtcatccaaaaccagctccgtacatacgcccaagtccaaaatcatcatatgaacctgttggaaccttcaaatcccgattccgaggttgtttactcaaaaatcatactttagtcaattcttctaacttaaggcttccgaaatttcccgaaattaaatttcgactactcgtacaagttataatacctggAGTGATGTTGCTCAGGTCCTTAAACCgctgaacgacatgctagagctcaaaacgactggtcgggtcgttacattctctcccacttaaacatacgtttgtccttaAACGTGCTAAGAATTGTTCCGGAGTCATCCAAAATTATTGTTTAGCACCACGTGCACCTAACCGTGCTACCACAatccagttgagcacattagcttgagccaGTCTGGAgatcctcccctttatttagtcaaataagccttagtgcCAAATTCCCacatccgaaattctccaccaggctgtttccaacatacgaacaccgtatcaatcactacacactgcaccaaacaCGATCGTATACCCTTTCTGAAATTTTACCATGCACCgcgtaactcatttgcccaaggaaatctttccaaagcacaacagctaaaatttccactgaccgaagaccgtagtgtacctcatgaccaattaagccttgctttaaccctcacaatactgccataacagagaagatgtgtagaactcatagtcACATGCCGAATcccaatttatggagtctctccccccgacacgaACCATTACCGCATTCTTgaatgaataacaatatttactctttaatatgcttcatataaatctgattgcacagatcccaggtccaataatctcgtctcacccagtacaagctgctccggcaataagccacctcagacattgccaaaagtctcatatgatgccacaatatgCCAACAAGGTACAAActcgaatatgatacataaggaaaaaataACTAACTCTGGAAAGagctactcaacccacgtaactaattaaacagcCGAAAGGATGTTAGGAACCTTACTCAGGAAATGAGaggcaaaacacacaataatagatatgggacattgtacttaatatcatactgttgcggcgtgcaacccaatccacacatgataccgctgcggcatgcaacccgatccaaccatgatacccgtggcagcgtgccatCCGATCCAAAAAACatatctgtggcggcgtgccacccgatccaaccatatgcCCACGCCGCCctatccacacataataatataaagaaacgcttatactcacgaaatgcccgaatatcaaccataagcacgccaagtccATAATACAAATcatggggagacgggtagcatcgtacgctataaaactcaagcacaactaaggtgcaataaatgacctacatctcgagagccatcctgctcatataacaccacataCTATATGGGATCTCAAtatgagtgcgaataatcaaaccgcctcacaacccacatggcacaatagagactacacggaaaGGCCGAAaatagaaataacatccaaggcccgaagacccctccgaaaaaagcgctatgctgaaatgaacacgtCCGgcatgatatagagcccacattcacatttagatccatacacagacctcaagtcgattctgttcgtaccgcactgggctaataacatttcaaggatccataacaaccttttttcccatgacacataagaacaaccgtcaaatctggaacaaacttccacaattgacaaccaactgaatagagcaaCTTTTATggctaaactctcacattagcgatagtaccaaatctccatacttggttccaatcttaaatcaatcaagtgactacatgctacacttatacaatcttcctatgggatacgctcccacgaccttccgcaccaggtaacaagtctgcacatccactcAACCGGCCATACTAATATTGTAAAGTAAATCAAGAAGCCGCAATTCAGTACaccaagcctcttacacaggacaccgatctcaggtgacgctaaagacaataccagctcactctaaacatctgaattctttcctgatcatccgagctcgtgacattcttgtcaacaccgaatcgCAACCTTGATCGTCAACTTCCAGTTCCCATGCTACTCACTGCAcctaatcatgccaatgcgcaagagtacacgaatttcatcataactcctgaaccactaatagaatacacacttcatcatatatgaGCCTCTCACttgactcatttcaggagaacca
Encoded proteins:
- the LOC138908567 gene encoding uncharacterized protein, giving the protein MRILESHRVNFTTFQLEGRARTWWHYYLLGRPADSPPITWDQFTRLFLDKYIPPSQREELRFKFEQFQQGQLSVTDYEARFSELSRHALVILPTKAERVQRFFAGLHSGIQASITREVEMRTSYQLVVEISRRIEGYRQRGREHMEQYKRVHYSEEFRGAPDVGRGQFRRGQPSRLHIQHRRLHRVLQRDPITMPQNTSC